One part of the Lachnospiraceae bacterium JLR.KK002 genome encodes these proteins:
- a CDS encoding S41 family peptidase, translating to MDNQEYFESPERKKNSGFGKGLAAGVIGTLLVVTLIAGNIWLFVLPGINRRNQGDSQAQESSRDAVFGAQVEDKAGRIADIIDQYYYDEIDRDAMVEGMYAGMVDGLGDRYSSYFSAEAFASYNDSTAGVYYGIGAVLNQNLKTGVVTILHVYPGSPAEEAGVRDGDIIVKVGDIEGDSMELSELVTHIKGEEGSTVHLELMRAGESEHIQVDVVRRQIEVPTVEYQMLEGQVGFLQVSEFTESTSEQFSAAIKDLQGQGMQSMIVDLRDNPGGILQTVCAMLDEILPEGLVVYTEDKYGHRSDYKSDESCLELPLAVLINENSASASEIFAGAIKDYEYGTLIGTTTFGKGIVQTIVPLEDGSAVKVTMAKYFTPKGNYIHDVGIQPDIELEYEYLSQTDETYNPMHDNQVLKALETLQNKD from the coding sequence ATGGACAATCAGGAATATTTTGAATCACCGGAGAGGAAGAAGAATTCCGGGTTTGGAAAGGGTCTGGCAGCAGGTGTAATCGGCACACTGCTGGTTGTAACCCTTATTGCAGGGAATATCTGGCTTTTTGTTCTGCCCGGAATCAACAGGAGAAACCAGGGGGACAGTCAGGCACAGGAAAGCAGCAGAGATGCTGTTTTCGGAGCGCAGGTGGAAGACAAGGCAGGCCGGATTGCGGATATTATTGACCAGTATTATTATGACGAGATAGACCGGGACGCCATGGTGGAAGGCATGTATGCGGGAATGGTGGATGGTCTGGGAGACCGTTATTCTTCTTATTTTTCAGCAGAGGCATTTGCTTCCTATAACGATTCCACTGCGGGAGTTTATTATGGGATTGGCGCTGTGCTGAACCAGAATCTGAAGACCGGGGTTGTTACAATTCTTCATGTATATCCGGGAAGCCCTGCCGAGGAAGCAGGGGTGAGAGACGGAGATATCATTGTGAAAGTAGGAGATATTGAGGGGGACAGCATGGAGCTGTCAGAGCTGGTGACTCATATCAAGGGCGAGGAAGGAAGTACGGTGCACCTGGAGCTTATGCGGGCAGGAGAGAGCGAACATATTCAGGTGGACGTGGTAAGGCGCCAGATTGAAGTGCCTACGGTGGAATATCAGATGCTGGAGGGCCAGGTTGGATTTCTTCAGGTTTCGGAATTCACGGAATCCACCAGCGAACAGTTTTCCGCTGCCATCAAAGATCTTCAGGGACAGGGTATGCAGTCCATGATTGTGGATTTGCGGGATAATCCGGGCGGTATCCTGCAGACTGTGTGCGCCATGCTGGATGAAATTCTGCCGGAAGGCCTTGTGGTGTATACGGAAGATAAATACGGACACCGTTCCGATTACAAGTCAGACGAATCCTGTCTGGAACTGCCCCTGGCGGTTCTGATTAATGAAAACAGCGCCAGCGCTTCGGAAATTTTTGCAGGAGCCATCAAGGATTATGAGTATGGAACCCTGATAGGAACCACCACCTTTGGAAAAGGGATTGTGCAGACGATTGTGCCGCTGGAGGATGGAAGCGCAGTAAAAGTTACCATGGCAAAATATTTTACGCCGAAAGGAAATTACATCCATGATGTGGGAATTCAGCCGGATATAGAGCTGGAATACGAGTACCTGTCTCAGACGGACGAAACCTATAATCCCATGCATGACAATCAGGTGCTGAAAGCGCTGGAAACTTTACAGAATAAAGATTGA
- a CDS encoding FIST N-terminal domain-containing protein has product MKQFFGMSQSGDLKEAVRGLKGPQFIMLMSNDKQFEAHVRELEELYPGVPSIGCIGMSYDTRVVENGVGIAAFQDGVAAAANVLEEVNTMPVKYIRRLERDVEKVKGAGNDTICIDFCSGNDACVLTTIYSVLKKKDISLVGGTGDAGRVSANGRVYKDAVAYAIVKNQHGKVKAYKENIYHPVWKYRFIASKTDKAKYIIGELNGKSARQVYQSILHVSEQQITTQTFKNPFGRISGDEICIISIKEVDGDALACFRQVNDSDVLILLELGDYRRIVRETIQTIQKDFSRVSAVFSINCLFRYLLFSDNHYMQEYLQEMKVLGSHAGLVGYGEHYNNRFVNQSMTCVVFE; this is encoded by the coding sequence TTGAAACAGTTTTTTGGTATGAGCCAGAGCGGCGATTTGAAGGAAGCGGTTCGGGGCTTAAAAGGGCCCCAGTTCATTATGCTGATGTCCAATGATAAACAGTTTGAGGCCCATGTGCGTGAACTGGAGGAGCTTTATCCCGGTGTGCCAAGTATTGGCTGTATTGGAATGAGCTATGATACCAGAGTGGTGGAAAATGGTGTGGGAATTGCAGCATTTCAGGACGGAGTTGCAGCTGCCGCCAATGTTCTGGAAGAAGTGAATACCATGCCTGTGAAATATATCCGGCGCCTGGAACGTGATGTGGAGAAGGTAAAAGGCGCCGGCAATGATACCATATGCATTGATTTTTGCTCCGGTAATGACGCATGTGTGCTGACTACCATTTACAGTGTTCTGAAGAAAAAGGACATTTCCCTGGTGGGCGGAACCGGAGACGCAGGAAGAGTTTCTGCAAACGGCAGGGTTTATAAAGATGCGGTGGCCTATGCCATTGTGAAGAATCAGCATGGAAAAGTAAAGGCTTATAAGGAAAATATTTATCATCCTGTGTGGAAGTATCGTTTTATTGCCTCCAAAACAGATAAGGCAAAATATATCATCGGAGAACTGAACGGGAAATCTGCCCGTCAGGTATACCAGAGTATTCTGCATGTGTCGGAACAGCAGATTACAACCCAGACCTTTAAAAATCCCTTTGGAAGAATCAGCGGAGATGAAATCTGTATCATTTCCATTAAAGAAGTGGACGGGGATGCCCTGGCATGTTTCCGTCAGGTAAACGATTCCGATGTGCTGATTCTGCTGGAACTGGGTGATTACAGGCGTATTGTACGGGAGACCATACAGACCATACAGAAGGATTTTTCCAGAGTATCGGCGGTATTTTCCATCAACTGCCTGTTCCGGTATCTTTTGTTCAGCGACAACCATTATATGCAGGAATATTTACAGGAGATGAAAGTATTAGGCAGCCATGCGGGCCTCGTGGGATATGGAGAGCATTACAACAATCGTTTTGTCAACCAGTCCATGACGTGTGTGGTATTTGAGTAA
- the ftsX gene encoding permease-like cell division protein FtsX — protein MRISTFWYTLRQGARNIWKNKMFSLASIATMSACIFLFGIFYSVVVNFQSVVQEVESGVAVTVFFKDDATQEQIDEIGVQIGKRVEVSEKVFVSAEQAWDEFQKVYFKGAEDMAAGFAEDNPLANSAHYVVYMNDISMQQSLVTYIQSLEGVKEVKSSDMAANTLTDFNRLIGYVSAGVILILLCVAVFLISNTVTIGIAVRREEIAIMKLIGATDYFVRAPFIVEGILIGIIGSLLPLLILYRMYRSIISYVGEKFLWLSGMMEFLPVDKVFSTLVPVGLVLGVGIGFLGSRLTIRKHLKV, from the coding sequence ATGAGGATTAGTACATTTTGGTATACATTACGGCAGGGAGCCAGAAATATCTGGAAGAATAAAATGTTTTCCCTGGCCTCCATTGCCACCATGTCCGCCTGTATTTTTCTGTTCGGAATCTTCTATTCGGTGGTGGTGAATTTTCAGAGCGTGGTACAGGAAGTGGAATCCGGGGTTGCTGTGACGGTATTTTTCAAAGATGACGCCACCCAGGAGCAGATAGATGAAATCGGCGTGCAGATTGGCAAGCGGGTGGAGGTATCGGAGAAGGTATTTGTGTCTGCCGAGCAGGCCTGGGATGAATTCCAGAAAGTATATTTCAAAGGCGCCGAGGACATGGCAGCGGGATTTGCAGAAGACAATCCTCTGGCCAATTCCGCCCATTATGTGGTTTACATGAATGATATTTCCATGCAGCAGTCTCTGGTAACTTATATCCAGTCCCTGGAAGGTGTGAAAGAGGTGAAAAGCTCCGATATGGCGGCAAATACTCTGACAGATTTTAACCGGTTAATCGGATATGTGTCGGCGGGAGTGATTCTGATTCTTCTGTGCGTGGCAGTATTTCTGATCAGCAACACCGTTACCATTGGAATTGCAGTGCGCCGGGAGGAGATTGCCATTATGAAATTAATCGGCGCCACCGATTATTTTGTACGGGCTCCCTTTATTGTGGAGGGAATTCTCATCGGAATCATCGGTTCTCTGCTGCCGCTGCTAATCCTGTACCGGATGTACCGGAGTATTATTTCCTATGTGGGAGAGAAGTTTCTGTGGCTGAGCGGAATGATGGAGTTTCTGCCGGTGGATAAGGTATTTTCCACACTGGTTCCGGTGGGGCTGGTGCTGGGCGTTGGTATTGGATTTCTGGGAAGCCGCCTGACAATCCGGAAGCATTTGAAGGTATAG
- a CDS encoding helix-turn-helix domain-containing protein, translating into MISNQILQNTIDGLKGITRIDLCIIDTEGKVLATTFQDTDSYVTAALAFVESPADSQVFLGCQFFKVFDEHQLEYILLANGDSEDVYMVGKIASFQIQNLLVAYKERFDKDNFVKNLLLDNLLLVDIYNRAKKLHIDTEARRVVFIVETNREKDGNELEKVRGLLGSKSRDFITAVDEKNIIVVKEVMENEGYEEMNKTAEVILSLFHAGDETDIHIAYGTIVNEIKEVSRSYKEARMALDVGKIFFEERHVIAYSTLGIGRLIYQLPIPLCKMFIKEIFDGKSPDEFDEETLTTINKFFENSLNVSETSRQLYIHRNTLVYRLDKLQKSTGLDLRVFEDAITFKIALMVVKYMKYMETLDY; encoded by the coding sequence ATGATTTCGAATCAGATACTTCAAAACACCATTGATGGGTTGAAGGGAATCACCAGAATTGATTTGTGTATTATTGATACGGAAGGAAAGGTACTGGCCACCACATTCCAGGATACGGACAGCTATGTGACTGCGGCTCTGGCATTTGTGGAATCTCCGGCAGACAGTCAGGTCTTTTTGGGGTGCCAGTTTTTTAAAGTATTTGACGAACATCAGCTGGAATATATTCTCCTTGCCAACGGGGACAGTGAAGATGTATATATGGTGGGTAAAATTGCCAGCTTCCAGATTCAGAATCTGCTGGTAGCTTATAAAGAGCGGTTTGACAAGGATAATTTTGTTAAGAATCTGCTGCTGGATAATCTGCTGCTGGTGGATATTTACAACCGTGCCAAGAAGCTGCATATTGATACGGAGGCCAGACGGGTGGTCTTTATTGTGGAGACGAACCGGGAGAAGGACGGCAATGAACTGGAAAAAGTCCGGGGGCTTCTGGGAAGCAAATCCAGAGATTTTATTACAGCCGTAGATGAGAAGAATATTATCGTGGTAAAAGAGGTGATGGAAAACGAAGGTTATGAGGAGATGAATAAAACAGCCGAAGTAATCTTAAGCCTGTTCCATGCCGGCGACGAGACGGATATCCACATCGCCTACGGTACTATTGTCAATGAAATCAAAGAAGTTTCCCGCTCCTACAAGGAAGCCAGGATGGCGCTGGATGTGGGAAAGATTTTCTTTGAGGAACGCCATGTGATTGCCTATTCCACACTGGGAATCGGCCGGCTGATTTATCAGCTTCCCATCCCTCTGTGCAAAATGTTTATCAAGGAAATTTTTGACGGGAAATCCCCTGACGAATTCGACGAGGAGACCCTTACCACTATCAATAAATTTTTCGAAAACAGCCTGAATGTTTCGGAAACTTCCCGGCAGCTTTACATTCACCGGAATACGCTGGTATACCGGCTGGATAAGCTGCAGAAGAGTACCGGGCTGGATTTGCGGGTATTTGAGGACGCCATCACGTTTAAAATAGCATTGATGGTGGTAAAATATATGAAATATATGGAAACGCTGGACTATTAA
- the ftsE gene encoding cell division ATP-binding protein FtsE — protein sequence MIKLENVSKAYSAGIPALNDVSLYIEPGEFVFVVGDSGSGKSTLIKLLLKELEPTKGSITINNQKLGNIRHRDIPRFRRNIGVVFQDFRLLKDRNVYENVAFAQRAIGMPVKTMRRKVPAVLSMVGLAAKYKSYPREISGGEQQRVAIARALVNEPKILLADEPTGNLDAHNAWEIMKLLEEINQRGTTVLVVTHNLDIVRAMKKRVITMRKGVVVEDERMGDPYED from the coding sequence ATGATAAAACTTGAAAATGTCAGCAAAGCATATTCGGCAGGAATCCCTGCTTTAAATGATGTGAGTTTGTATATTGAACCGGGAGAGTTTGTGTTTGTGGTGGGGGACAGCGGTTCCGGAAAATCCACGTTAATCAAGCTGCTGCTGAAAGAACTGGAACCCACCAAAGGCAGTATCACCATCAACAACCAGAAACTTGGAAATATCCGTCACAGGGATATTCCCAGATTCCGCAGGAATATTGGGGTGGTGTTCCAGGATTTCCGTCTGCTGAAAGACAGGAATGTCTACGAAAATGTGGCCTTTGCCCAGCGGGCAATCGGAATGCCTGTAAAGACCATGCGCCGGAAGGTGCCGGCAGTCCTGTCCATGGTGGGGCTTGCCGCAAAATACAAATCTTATCCCAGAGAGATTTCCGGCGGGGAGCAGCAGAGAGTGGCCATAGCCAGAGCACTGGTAAATGAGCCTAAAATCCTTCTGGCAGACGAGCCCACGGGAAATCTGGACGCTCATAACGCCTGGGAAATTATGAAACTGCTGGAGGAAATCAATCAGAGGGGAACCACCGTTCTGGTGGTGACTCATAATCTGGACATTGTCAGGGCGATGAAAAAGCGTGTCATCACCATGCGGAAAGGCGTTGTCGTGGAAGACGAGCGAATGGGTGACCCATATGAGGATTAG